The Ensifer adhaerens genome contains a region encoding:
- a CDS encoding peptide deformylase, producing MAIRPIVRFPNPLLTRKAETITRFDAALEALAADLLDTMRDAPGVGITAPHIGILERVTVIEFDRESGARTFVNPEVIWCSDEKATHTEGSVSMPGILEEVERPRAVRVRYQTLGGETIDEEADGFMATCLQHEIDQLDGIFWTQRLSRLKRDRAIKKFEKLTREQARG from the coding sequence ATGGCCATTCGCCCCATTGTCCGCTTTCCCAACCCGCTGCTGACGCGGAAGGCGGAGACGATCACCCGCTTCGACGCGGCATTAGAGGCGCTGGCCGCGGACCTTCTCGACACGATGCGGGACGCCCCCGGCGTCGGCATCACCGCGCCGCATATCGGCATCCTGGAGCGCGTGACGGTGATCGAGTTCGATCGCGAAAGCGGCGCCAGGACCTTCGTCAATCCGGAGGTCATCTGGTGTAGCGACGAGAAGGCGACCCATACGGAAGGCAGCGTCTCGATGCCGGGCATCCTTGAAGAGGTCGAACGCCCCCGCGCCGTTCGCGTCCGCTACCAGACGCTTGGCGGCGAGACGATCGACGAGGAAGCCGACGGCTTCATGGCCACCTGCCTGCAGCACGAAATCGACCAGCTCGACGGCATCTTCTGGACACAACGGCTCTCGCGCCTGAAGCGCGATCGCGCCATCAAGAAGTTCGAAAAGCTGACCAGGGAGCAGGCGCGCGGCTAG